The proteins below come from a single Halostagnicola larsenii XH-48 genomic window:
- the ureC gene encoding urease subunit alpha — protein MTREMPRREYTDLFGATEDDRVRLGDTNLFAEIENDYGVPGEEAVFGGGKTMRDGMGMQSGTTQAEGTLDWAFTNVVIIDPVLGICKGDIGVRDGEIVGVGKAGNPDTMDGVDMVIGPSTDTIPADGLIATAGALDIHVHFNSPQLIEHGLASGITTMLGGGFGGGATTCTPGPRNVQRFLQAAEEWPMNVGFYGKGNSSRPDALYEQVEAGACGLKLHEDWGSTPAAIDTCLEVADEEDVQVCIHTDTLNESGFVEDTFDAIDGRTIHAFHIEGAGGGHAPDVLELVGHEHMLPSSTNPSMPYTENTFDEHLDMVMVCHHLNPDVPEDVAFAESRIRAETLGAEDVLHDTGAISMMTSDSQAMGRMAEVLSRTWQTAHKMKAQRGPLPADEGTGADNARIKRYVAKYTINPAITAGIDDYVGSLEPGKLADIVLWKPAFFGVKPKAVIKGGFPVWSQMGEANGSLMTCEPIIGRERAGAQGRAKQALSVSFVSEAASENGVGEAYDLKTPVRPVSGTRSVRKADMVHNDRCPDDIDIDAQTFEVSIDGEHVTCDPADEVPLAQRYML, from the coding sequence ATGACTCGAGAGATGCCCCGTCGCGAGTACACGGACCTGTTCGGCGCGACGGAAGATGACCGGGTCAGGCTCGGCGATACGAACCTCTTCGCGGAAATCGAGAACGATTACGGCGTTCCCGGCGAGGAAGCGGTGTTCGGCGGCGGAAAGACGATGCGCGACGGGATGGGCATGCAGTCGGGGACGACCCAGGCGGAGGGAACGCTCGACTGGGCCTTTACGAACGTCGTCATCATCGACCCCGTACTGGGGATCTGCAAGGGCGATATCGGGGTTCGCGACGGCGAAATCGTCGGCGTCGGCAAGGCCGGCAACCCCGACACGATGGACGGCGTCGACATGGTGATCGGACCGAGTACGGATACGATTCCGGCGGACGGCCTGATCGCGACGGCCGGCGCCCTCGACATTCACGTTCACTTCAACAGTCCCCAACTGATCGAACACGGACTCGCCTCCGGTATCACGACGATGCTCGGCGGCGGCTTCGGCGGCGGCGCGACGACCTGTACGCCCGGCCCGCGGAACGTTCAGCGATTCCTCCAGGCCGCAGAGGAGTGGCCGATGAACGTCGGCTTCTACGGGAAGGGCAACAGCAGCCGGCCGGACGCACTGTACGAGCAGGTCGAAGCAGGAGCGTGCGGACTGAAGCTCCACGAAGACTGGGGGTCGACGCCCGCCGCGATCGACACCTGTCTCGAGGTCGCCGACGAGGAGGACGTACAGGTCTGTATCCACACGGACACGCTCAACGAGTCGGGATTCGTCGAGGACACGTTCGACGCCATCGACGGGCGCACGATCCACGCGTTCCACATCGAGGGCGCGGGCGGCGGTCACGCGCCCGACGTCCTCGAGCTCGTCGGACACGAGCACATGCTCCCCTCCTCGACGAATCCGTCGATGCCCTACACCGAGAACACGTTCGACGAACACCTCGACATGGTGATGGTCTGTCACCACCTCAACCCCGACGTTCCCGAGGATGTCGCGTTCGCCGAATCGCGGATTCGCGCCGAGACCCTCGGCGCGGAGGACGTCCTCCACGATACGGGTGCGATCAGCATGATGACCTCGGATTCGCAGGCGATGGGCCGTATGGCCGAGGTGCTCAGCCGAACCTGGCAGACCGCCCACAAGATGAAAGCCCAGCGCGGGCCGCTCCCCGCCGACGAGGGGACCGGGGCTGACAACGCCCGCATTAAGCGGTACGTCGCCAAGTACACCATCAATCCCGCGATCACGGCCGGTATCGACGACTACGTCGGCTCGCTCGAGCCCGGAAAACTGGCGGACATCGTCCTGTGGAAGCCCGCGTTTTTCGGGGTCAAACCGAAGGCGGTCATCAAGGGCGGGTTCCCCGTCTGGTCCCAGATGGGCGAAGCCAACGGCTCGCTCATGACCTGTGAGCCGATCATCGGACGCGAACGGGCCGGCGCACAGGGTCGAGCCAAGCAGGCGCTTTCGGTCTCGTTCGTCAGCGAGGCCGCCTCCGAGAACGGCGTCGGGGAGGCGTACGACCTGAAAACGCCGGTGCGGCCGGTGAGCGGGACGCGGTCGGTACGCAAAGCAGACATGGTCCACAACGACCGCTGTCCCGACGACATCGACATCGACGCACAGACGTTCGAAGTGTCCATCGACGGCGAACACGTCACCTGCGACCCGGCCGACGAGGTGCCGCTCGCACAGCGATACATGCTTTGA
- the ureG gene encoding urease accessory protein UreG, with translation MGYRDVAKIGIGGPVGSGKTALVRHLVPALLERDYEVGVIANDIMTQEDADVFRESFADMIPEDLIDGVETGACPHTGIREDPSMNLAAIDEFTESHPDLDVVIVESGGDNLAATFNPELADYFLFVISVAEGEDIPRKRGPGVTQADLLIVNKTDLAPYVDADLDVIERDTEAVRGDDPFVFTDCKAGKGIDDVLEHIEHEVLFA, from the coding sequence ATGGGATACCGCGACGTCGCGAAGATCGGTATCGGCGGCCCCGTCGGATCCGGAAAGACGGCGCTGGTGAGACACCTCGTCCCGGCGCTCTTAGAGCGCGACTACGAGGTCGGCGTCATCGCAAACGACATCATGACCCAGGAGGACGCGGACGTGTTCAGAGAATCGTTCGCGGATATGATCCCGGAGGATCTTATCGACGGGGTCGAGACCGGCGCCTGTCCGCACACGGGCATCCGCGAGGACCCGTCGATGAACCTCGCGGCGATCGACGAGTTCACCGAGTCCCACCCCGATCTGGACGTGGTGATCGTCGAGAGCGGCGGCGACAACCTCGCCGCGACCTTCAACCCCGAACTGGCGGACTATTTCCTGTTCGTCATCAGCGTCGCCGAGGGCGAGGACATCCCCCGCAAGCGCGGCCCCGGCGTGACCCAGGCCGATCTCCTGATCGTCAACAAGACCGATCTGGCACCCTACGTCGACGCCGATCTCGACGTGATCGAACGCGACACGGAAGCCGTCAGAGGGGACGATCCCTTCGTCTTCACCGATTGCAAAGCCGGAAAGGGAATCGACGACGTACTCGAGCATATCGAACACGAGGTGCTATTCGCGTGA
- a CDS encoding urease subunit gamma: MMLSPKEMERLTVFMAAELARRRKDRGVALNHPETVAYISDWVCEGARDGKSVSQLRAEATQLLTREDVMDGVPEMVDMVQVEPVFPDGTKLVTIHDPIRADSRDQLEELDDPEAVDEREDMNDLEDANDLEAADGTGVE; this comes from the coding sequence ATGATGCTCTCGCCCAAGGAGATGGAACGACTCACCGTCTTCATGGCCGCCGAACTCGCGCGTCGGCGCAAGGACCGCGGCGTGGCGCTCAACCATCCCGAGACAGTCGCGTACATCTCCGACTGGGTTTGCGAGGGGGCTCGAGACGGGAAGTCCGTCTCACAGCTCCGGGCCGAGGCGACCCAACTACTCACTCGCGAGGACGTGATGGACGGCGTGCCCGAGATGGTCGACATGGTCCAGGTAGAGCCGGTCTTTCCGGACGGGACGAAGCTGGTCACCATCCACGACCCGATTCGGGCGGATTCCCGCGATCAGCTTGAGGAGTTGGACGATCCCGAAGCTGTGGACGAACGTGAAGATATGAACGATCTCGAGGACGCAAACGATCTCGAGGCCGCTGACGGAACGGGGGTCGAATAA
- a CDS encoding urease accessory protein UreD — MDAAKGDSVSGQPLPPAFESYAAESLAQAPAGGPGKNGLLEATLARSGDNQTRLVRDRVNVPYHLTGTLETDPVPGLTTLIAQEPTGGVAQGDRHRLAVETRPGARAHVTTQSATKVHSMRANYAHLDATLEARAGSYLEYLPGPTIVNEDARCLQTINVNLADDAAVVVSDVLVPDGLTQHESFDFDHYLARVEAEYDGTLVCADTVDIRPDERDPRHSTSVGEYEVIGSLYVFAPGRDLQSLTDRIYDRLEADSEDGAEPAGATERDGDESGGDRPGSTLVGVSTLPHGAGVVVRILGYRQLDVTNAIRDAWDETRRERFAVGIPADRRY; from the coding sequence GTGGATGCGGCGAAAGGGGACAGCGTGAGCGGGCAGCCGCTTCCGCCTGCCTTCGAGTCCTACGCCGCCGAATCGCTGGCCCAGGCACCGGCGGGCGGACCCGGAAAGAACGGGCTGCTCGAGGCGACGCTCGCCCGCTCGGGTGACAACCAGACGCGCCTCGTTCGCGACCGCGTCAACGTTCCGTACCATCTGACGGGAACCCTCGAGACCGATCCCGTTCCGGGGCTCACGACGCTCATCGCCCAGGAGCCGACCGGCGGCGTCGCCCAGGGCGACAGGCATCGACTGGCCGTCGAGACCCGACCCGGTGCGCGCGCACACGTCACCACACAGAGCGCGACGAAAGTTCACAGCATGCGGGCGAACTACGCCCATCTGGACGCGACCCTCGAGGCCCGCGCGGGCAGTTACCTCGAGTACCTGCCGGGGCCGACGATCGTCAACGAGGACGCCCGCTGTCTCCAGACGATCAACGTGAATCTCGCGGACGATGCCGCGGTCGTCGTCAGCGACGTGCTCGTCCCGGACGGATTGACTCAACACGAGTCGTTCGACTTCGACCACTATCTGGCGCGCGTCGAAGCCGAATACGACGGCACGCTGGTCTGTGCCGATACGGTCGACATTCGACCCGACGAACGCGATCCTAGGCACTCGACCAGCGTCGGGGAGTACGAGGTGATCGGCTCGCTATACGTCTTCGCTCCCGGCCGAGACCTGCAGTCGCTGACCGATCGGATTTACGATCGACTCGAGGCTGATTCCGAAGACGGAGCCGAGCCCGCGGGAGCCACCGAACGCGACGGGGACGAATCCGGTGGCGACCGACCCGGTTCCACGCTCGTCGGCGTTTCGACGCTGCCACACGGGGCCGGCGTCGTCGTTCGGATTCTCGGATACCGGCAACTGGACGTGACGAACGCGATTCGCGATGCGTGGGACGAAACGAGACGCGAGCGCTTCGCGGTCGGCATCCCCGCCGACCGGAGGTACTGA